Within Mongoliitalea daihaiensis, the genomic segment GGTCTAGATATTTCACTGAAAAAATAATTTACAGCATCTTGGTCAAATTCTCCAGACATATATCTTGAACTTGATAAAAACGCATGTTGATTTATTTTAAGGCGATAATAGTTGTCGCCTTGTTTTAAATAATGAAGTTCTTTTGTGCTTTGGCATCCGATCAAAAGCAAGAGAACAAAAACAAAATAAATTCGCATAGTGTCAGGTTAAAATTTTTCAAATATTTTTATTAGATCTGAGGTGTAAAAGTAATTTAGATACCAAAAAAGGTTGATTTTCACTCCTCAACCCTTTTTCAAACCCCTCCCTCACCCAAAAACCTCCCATATCTCCTGCCGCTTACTCACTTCCTATAGTCGATATAGGATTTTAGCGTGCTGGAGGAAAAAAATAGCTCGTCACTGATTTGTTGGTTGCTTTTGTGTTGAAGGATAAGGTTGAGCACTTCCCGTTCGTTACGGGAGAGAGTTTCGAGTTTGGCTTGGAGGTCGAGTTGGGAGTCCTTATTGTCCAGTTGGCCGACGAGAACTTTTTTGTAAGCCTGTTTCATGGCCCCTACATATACCCAAGATGCGCCGAAACCCATAAATGTGAGCATGATACTTGGAAGCATGATGCTAAGCAAATGCTTCTACTGGGAATGTAAAGGCTTGAAAAGTTTTATGATAAAAAGGTTGGTGATTTA encodes:
- a CDS encoding LuxR C-terminal-related transcriptional regulator yields the protein MLPSIMLTFMGFGASWVYVGAMKQAYKKVLVGQLDNKDSQLDLQAKLETLSRNEREVLNLILQHKSNQQISDELFFSSSTLKSYIDYRK